One window from the genome of Treponema sp. OMZ 838 encodes:
- a CDS encoding outer membrane lipoprotein-sorting protein, translated as MKKLLMLCFLLLCSIAVLFAEETAESIMKGAPSKITIETIGTRAKMEIQRNGTTMAELLVDQYSVQKENDHRTFLEIKAPANVKGTRFLMIAKDGVTDQRIYLPSLGKVRRITGESEGTESFLGTDFSYNDMSYLQRDSSLDTYKILREEEYGGALCYVIEGVPKDAKSEYSKTNVWVEKNSKHLVKIAFYDRKNVLVKIMELSNYEATQGVDTPRITKMTTLSTNTATTINIIKMQYNMNIPDKIFTPRYLEQGR; from the coding sequence ATGAAAAAATTACTAATGCTTTGTTTTTTATTGCTCTGCAGCATCGCAGTGCTTTTTGCCGAAGAAACCGCCGAATCCATTATGAAGGGCGCTCCGTCAAAAATAACAATTGAAACAATCGGGACGCGGGCAAAGATGGAAATCCAACGAAATGGAACGACGATGGCGGAACTGCTGGTCGATCAATATTCCGTGCAAAAAGAAAACGATCACCGTACCTTTTTGGAAATCAAAGCGCCTGCAAATGTAAAAGGAACGCGTTTTTTGATGATTGCAAAAGACGGTGTTACCGATCAGCGGATTTATCTGCCGTCACTCGGCAAAGTCCGCCGTATTACCGGTGAATCGGAAGGCACCGAAAGCTTTCTCGGTACTGATTTTTCGTATAATGATATGTCGTATCTGCAGCGGGACAGCAGTTTGGACACATACAAGATATTGCGCGAAGAAGAATACGGCGGAGCTTTGTGCTATGTCATCGAGGGCGTTCCTAAGGATGCCAAATCCGAGTATTCCAAAACCAATGTGTGGGTAGAAAAAAATTCCAAGCATTTGGTAAAGATTGCCTTTTATGACCGGAAAAATGTATTGGTAAAAATCATGGAACTGAGCAATTACGAGGCAACCCAAGGTGTGGACACTCCTCGAATTACCAAAATGACAACCCTTTCAACGAATACGGCAACAACTATCAATATTATCAAGATGCAATATAATATGAATATTCCTGATAAGATTTTTACTCCGCGCTATTTGGAACAAGGCCGTTAA
- a CDS encoding co-chaperone GroES, whose amino-acid sequence MKVRPLADRVLVKVDKVETKTASGIIIPDTAQEKTQTAVVVAIGDDKEKIKVSVGQKVMHDKYAGTQIKIDGEEYLILKAGDIVAVIE is encoded by the coding sequence ATGAAAGTACGGCCATTAGCAGACCGTGTTTTAGTAAAGGTCGATAAGGTAGAAACTAAAACCGCAAGCGGAATTATTATTCCCGATACCGCACAGGAAAAAACACAGACGGCAGTTGTCGTTGCCATCGGCGATGATAAAGAGAAGATTAAGGTGTCGGTCGGTCAAAAAGTGATGCACGATAAATATGCAGGAACGCAAATTAAGATCGACGGCGAAGAGTACTTAATTTTAAAGGCAGGCGATATCGTCGCGGTAATTGAATAA
- a CDS encoding RNA polymerase sigma factor RpoD/SigA — translation MERIQNTRADNNVFATYLREINRIPLLSVEDEVKYAKAAAAGDEKAKKILIESNLRFVVNVAKKYQNKNIPIMDLISEGNIGLMNAADRFDPDKGYKFISYAVWWIRQAILKAICEKSRMIRLPLNRANELVQIEKARKLMGKSGSEPEDKELTTIAQELRIEPEMVRTIMNAARDPVSLDAPIFNDNSAASTGDFVEDTRYMQPESYALDIDLRENIDTLLASLTDREAEILRYRFGLNGYEQLSLKEVGMRFNLTKERIRQIEKKALERLQSIGHQHELESFVA, via the coding sequence ATGGAAAGAATACAGAATACACGTGCAGATAATAATGTCTTTGCAACCTATTTAAGAGAAATAAACAGGATACCGCTGCTGTCCGTAGAAGACGAAGTAAAATATGCAAAAGCCGCTGCCGCCGGTGATGAAAAGGCAAAAAAGATACTGATTGAATCGAACTTGCGCTTTGTAGTAAATGTCGCAAAAAAATATCAGAATAAGAATATCCCGATTATGGATTTAATCAGCGAAGGCAATATCGGATTGATGAATGCTGCCGACCGCTTTGACCCTGACAAGGGATACAAGTTTATTTCTTATGCGGTATGGTGGATCCGCCAAGCAATTTTAAAAGCCATCTGCGAAAAATCCCGCATGATTCGGCTTCCGTTGAACAGAGCGAACGAACTGGTACAGATTGAAAAAGCTCGTAAACTTATGGGTAAGAGCGGCAGCGAACCGGAAGATAAAGAACTTACAACTATCGCGCAAGAACTCCGTATTGAACCTGAAATGGTGAGGACAATTATGAATGCTGCCCGCGACCCCGTTTCTCTGGATGCGCCGATATTTAATGATAATAGCGCTGCCAGTACCGGTGATTTTGTCGAAGATACCCGCTATATGCAGCCTGAAAGCTATGCGCTCGATATTGACTTACGCGAAAATATCGATACGCTGCTTGCTTCCTTGACTGACCGGGAAGCAGAAATTCTCCGTTACCGCTTCGGTTTAAATGGATATGAGCAGCTTTCGTTAAAGGAAGTGGGAATGCGGTTCAATTTAACCAAAGAGCGCATCCGCCAAATCGAAAAGAAAGCGCTTGAACGGTTGCAGTCGATAGGTCATCAGCACGAACTTGAAAGCTTCGTCGCATAA
- a CDS encoding Holliday junction resolvase-like protein encodes MLDTLEVRFLLIILAVTVILFIIVAFFLGTKIGKLIASRHLAAEIKMAREDAVKRSRAVLNGQLSEQFAAFFPGFPADPTEIRFVGKPVDFVAFPGLSTGTVDEVLFVEVKTGNAALSKVERSLRDAVEKKNVRYTEYRIPSVAE; translated from the coding sequence ATGCTCGATACGTTAGAAGTCAGGTTCTTGCTTATTATTTTAGCAGTTACAGTGATTTTATTCATTATTGTGGCTTTCTTCCTTGGAACGAAGATCGGTAAGCTTATTGCGAGTAGGCACCTCGCTGCGGAAATAAAAATGGCACGTGAAGATGCCGTTAAACGGTCGCGAGCCGTACTGAACGGACAGCTCTCCGAACAATTCGCAGCGTTTTTTCCCGGTTTCCCTGCCGATCCGACGGAAATTCGGTTTGTAGGAAAACCGGTAGACTTTGTTGCGTTTCCGGGACTTTCTACAGGAACAGTTGATGAAGTGCTGTTTGTCGAAGTAAAAACCGGAAACGCTGCACTTTCGAAAGTTGAACGTTCGCTGCGCGATGCCGTCGAAAAGAAGAATGTCCGCTACACCGAATACCGTATACCCAGTGTAGCAGAATAA